The following proteins are encoded in a genomic region of Sesamum indicum cultivar Zhongzhi No. 13 linkage group LG8, S_indicum_v1.0, whole genome shotgun sequence:
- the LOC105169693 gene encoding squalene synthase-like, with protein sequence MGSLRAILRHPDDLYPMVKLKLAVRSAEKQIPAEPHWAFCYSMLHKVSRSFGLVIQQLDTDLRDAVCIFYLVLRALDTVEDDTSIATEVKVPILMDFHRHIYDREWHFSCGTKDYKVLMDEFHHVSTAFLELGRGYQEAIEDITMKMGAGMAKFICKEVETIDDYDEYCHYVAGLVGLGLSKLFHASGKEDLASDDLSNSMGLFLQKTNIIRDYLEDINEIPKSRMFWPRQIWSKYVNKLEDLKYEENSVKAVQCLNDMVTNALTHVEDCLKYMSDLRDPAIFRFCAIPQIMAIGTLALCYNNIQVFRGVVKMRRGLTAKVIDRTKTISDVYGAFYDFSRMLKSKADDNDPNARKTKEFLETILKLCRDSGTLNQRKSYIIQSKPHYSPTLIVVIFIILAILLAYLSAARPANM encoded by the exons ATGGGGAGTCTGCGTGCGATTTTAAGGCATCCTGATGATTTGTATCCCATGGTGAAGTTGAAGTTGGCGGTGAGAAGTGCGGAGAAACAAATCCCGGCGGAGCCACACTGGGCGTTTTGTTACTCTATGCTTCATAAAGTTTCTAGAAGTTTCGGTCTCGTTATTCAGCAACTGGACACAGATCTTCGTGATGCT GTATGCATTTTCTATTTGGTTCTTAGAGCACTTGACACTGTTG AGGATGATACAAGCATAGCAACAGAGGTTAAAGTACCTATTCTGATGGATTTCCACCGCCATATATATGACCGTGAATGGCATTTTTCGT GTGGTACAAAGGATTACAAAGTTCTCATGGACGAGTTCCATCACGTTTCCACTGCTTTTCTGGAGCTTGGACGCgg TTATCAGGAGGCAATTGAGGACATTACAATGAAAATGGGTGCAGGAATGgcaaaatttatttgcaagGAG GTAGAAACAATAGACGATTATGATGAATACTGTCATTATGTGGCTGGACTTGTTGGATTAGGGTTGTCTAAACTGTTCCATGCTTCTGGAAAAGAAGACCTGGCTTCAGATGATCTCTCCAATTCCATGGGTTTATTTCTTCAG aaaacaaatattatcaGAGATTATCTGGAGGATATTAATGAGATACCAAAATCACGTATGTTCTGGCCTCGTCAAATATGGAGTAAATATGTCAACAAACTTGAG GACTTAAAATATGAGGAGAATTCAGTTAAGGCAGTGCAGTGCTTAAATGACATGGTCACAAATGCTTTAACACATGTAGAAGATTGCCTGAAATACATGTCTGATTTGCGAGATCCAGCTATATTTCGTTTTTGTGCAATTCCGCAG ATCATGGCAATCGGGACATTAGCTTTGTGCTACAACAACATTCAAGTCTTCAGAGGTGTTGTGAAAATGAGACGCG GTCTGACTGCTAAAGTTATTGACCGAACTAAAACAATATCTGATGTTTACGGAGccttttatgatttttcaagaatGCTAAAATCGAAG GCTGATGACAATGATCCCAATGCTAGAAAGACAAAGGAATTCTTAGAAACAATCTTGAAACTTTGCAGGGATTCTGGAACCTTAAACCAAAG GAAATCTTACATCATCCAGAGCAAGCCCCACTACAGTCCGACTCTG ATCGTTGTCATTTTCATCATATTGGCTATTCTTTTAGCATACCTGTCTGCAGCTCGACCGGCTAATATGT GA
- the LOC105169694 gene encoding SH3 domain-containing protein 2 has protein sequence MEAIRKQASRLREQVARQQQAVLKQFYGGSDSVVADDAELQQHQKLEKLYISTRAAKHFQRDIVRGVEGYIVTGSKQVEIGTKLSEDSRKYGVENTCTSGNTLSKAATNFARARAQMEKERGNLLKALGTQVAEPLRAMVMGAPLEDARHLAQRYDRMRQEAEAQAVEVARRQAKVREGTAHPDIALKLEAAEAKLQDLKSNVATLGKEAAAAMAAVEAQQQRLSLQRLIAMVEAERAYHQRVLQILDQLEGEMMSERQRIEAAPAPSVDSMPVPPSYEEVNGVSTSPVENGVTDSMGYFLGEVMYSYQAESDVELNLSVGDYVVVRKVSNNGWAEGECKGKAGWFPFGYIERRDRVLASKVAEVF, from the exons ATGGAAGCTATTAGAAAACAGGCCTCCAGACTCCGAGAACAGGTCGCCAGGCAACAGCAG GCTGTTCTGAAGCAGTTCTATGGAGGATCAGATAGTGTTGTGGCAGATGATGCTGAGCTCCAGCAGCACCAGAAACTTGAAAAGCTATACATATCCACTCGTGCTGCCAAG CATTTCCAGAGGGATATTGTTCGTGGTGTTGAAGGTTATATAGTTACGGGGTCCAAACAAGTTGAGATAG GAACTAAATTGTCAGAAGATAGCAGGAAGTATGGTGTTGAAAATACATGTACCAGTGGCAATACATTGTCAAAAGCTGCAACAAATTTTGCCCGAGCTCGTGCTCAAATGGAGAAAGAACGTGGGAATCTGTTGAAAGCCCTTGGCACGCAG GTGGCAGAACCATTGAGAGCTATGGTAATGGGAGCTCCACTCGAAGATGCTCGCCATCTTGCGCAAAGATATGATAGGATGCGACAAGAGGCAGAAGCTCAG GCTGTTGAAGTTGCCAGAAGACAAGCCAAAGTAAGAGAAGGAACTGCTCATCCTGACATAGCTTTGAAACTTGAAGCAGCTGAAGCTAAATTGCAAGATCTAAAGTCAAATGTAGCCACACTGGGGAAAGAAGCTGCTGCTGCTATGGCTGCTGTTGAAGCTCAACAACAAAGGTTATCACTGCAACGGCTGATAGCCATG GTTGAAGCTGAACGAGCTTACCATCAGCGAGttcttcaaattcttgatCAGCTGGAAGGCGAA ATGATGTCTGAGCGCCAACGAATTGAAGCAGCTCCTGCTCCAAGTGTGGATAGTATGCCTGTACCTCCATCATATGAAGAAGTAAATGGTGTGTCTACTTCACCAGTGGAGAACGGAGTAACTGATAGCATGGGCTACTTTCTTGGGGAG GTCATGTACTCATATCAAGCTGAATCAGATGTGGAGCTTAACTTGTCAGTTGGAGACTATGTTGTCGTTCGAAAG GTTTCAAACAATGGCTGGGCTGAAGGTGAGTGCAAAGGCAAAGCTGGTTGGTTTCCATTTGGATACATAGAGAGACGTGATCGCGTTCTCGCAAGTAAGGTTGCTGAAGTTTTCTGA
- the LOC105169696 gene encoding protein FMP32, mitochondrial-like isoform X1: MGAYKRIIKLGVNSGIRLSKLRGINAASDINRLQQVGSSGYSYSSLSSNSSGYRLDYRQISQLVKPAGKRVYLVDTLALVRSLEAQGIPSKHAEAITSAMTLVLDDSLENISQNLISKAEMEKIELAQEANLSKFKSEVQSSQEHHFSLLQREAEKLRTDIEKMRGELRYEIDKVTAGQRLDLNLERGRIRDELTNQSAETTNLTNKLDREIHALRAHLEAAKFDVIKYCIGTLVSISAVGIGVIRIFTAKH; this comes from the exons atGGGTGCTTACAAGCGCATAATTAAGTTAGGCGTGAATTCGGGAATTCGATTATCCAAACTGCGAGGGATTAATGCAGCTTCCGACATAAACAGGCTCCAACAGGTTGGTTCTTCGGGCTATTCCTATAGTTCGTTGTCATCAAATTCGTCCGGCTACAGACTGGACTATAGGCAGATCTCCCAGCTCGTTAAACCAGCAGGGAAGCGGGTTTATCTTGTCGACACGCTTGCTTTG GTTAGGAGTCTAGAAGCTCAAGGCATTCCTTCAAAGCATGCAGAGGCAATAACTTCAGCAATGACTTTGGTTTTGGATGACAGTTTGgaaaatatatcacaaaatCTTATTTCAAAAGCTGAGATGGAGAAA ATTGAATTGGCACAGGAAGCAAATCTTTCAAAGTTCAAGTCTGAAGTACAAAGTTCCCAG GAGCACCATTTTTCTCTGCTGCAACGTGAGGCTGAAAAGCTCCGAACTGATATTGAGAAAATGCGCGGTGAACTGAG GTATGAGATTGACAAGGTTACTGCCGGACAACGCTTGGATTTGAATCTTGAAAGAGG GCGCATCCGTGATGAGCTTACCAATCAGAGTGCTGAGACCACCAATCTCACAAACAAGCTTGACAGG GAAATTCATGCACTGAGGGCTCATCTGGAAGCAGCAAAGTTTGATGTTATCAAATACTGTATAGGGACACTTGTATCCATATCTGCTGTTGGTATCGGAGTGATTCGTATATTTACCGCCAAGCATTAA
- the LOC105169696 gene encoding protein FMP32, mitochondrial-like isoform X2 produces the protein MGAYKRIIKLGVNSGIRLSKLRGINAASDINRLQQVGSSGYSYSSLSSNSSGYRLDYRQISQLVKPAGKRVYLVDTLALVRSLEAQGIPSKHAEAITSAMTLVLDDSLENISQNLISKAEMEKIELAQEANLSKFKSEVQSSQEHHFSLLQREAEKLRTDIEKMRGELRYEIDKVTAGQRLDLNLERGKFMH, from the exons atGGGTGCTTACAAGCGCATAATTAAGTTAGGCGTGAATTCGGGAATTCGATTATCCAAACTGCGAGGGATTAATGCAGCTTCCGACATAAACAGGCTCCAACAGGTTGGTTCTTCGGGCTATTCCTATAGTTCGTTGTCATCAAATTCGTCCGGCTACAGACTGGACTATAGGCAGATCTCCCAGCTCGTTAAACCAGCAGGGAAGCGGGTTTATCTTGTCGACACGCTTGCTTTG GTTAGGAGTCTAGAAGCTCAAGGCATTCCTTCAAAGCATGCAGAGGCAATAACTTCAGCAATGACTTTGGTTTTGGATGACAGTTTGgaaaatatatcacaaaatCTTATTTCAAAAGCTGAGATGGAGAAA ATTGAATTGGCACAGGAAGCAAATCTTTCAAAGTTCAAGTCTGAAGTACAAAGTTCCCAG GAGCACCATTTTTCTCTGCTGCAACGTGAGGCTGAAAAGCTCCGAACTGATATTGAGAAAATGCGCGGTGAACTGAG GTATGAGATTGACAAGGTTACTGCCGGACAACGCTTGGATTTGAATCTTGAAAGAGG GAAATTCATGCACTGA
- the LOC105169697 gene encoding zinc finger CCCH domain-containing protein 19 (The sequence of the model RefSeq protein was modified relative to this genomic sequence to represent the inferred CDS: added 35 bases not found in genome assembly), which produces MENGNQMPTVDDEESLSDVNKPCKPEMEEEKLEIEGLQSTEECESIPEFGESSTSVGGERDGTVSLEDRPVATGGEECVLENHMAAGESEFIEDTAAEMMDPSLVVAEKVVAEDDGNEVIGSQSEEPPLEMKAEEEAKRVDDAKGEAAVTDTGDAPILTQSQVDTRGDKLLDDTQLGDEEKIAPVVDSKLEMVVTDVANPQTFPELQMEASGDQMSVDPALEMQAEEEYTPVAGAKVEVVVSDVGNGNVQKFSEFQMYAREDELQTEKGVMEAVDNISERDMDSGEKAKHVGGAADNELADSWAVGSNAESVVEVDGVNEEKVDFVENDQELAAGKPSDIEDDKLDPLVTEETPINEVNTDSETKPEVNACVVHEQEQVHELTGVVEYVRSDVRYEHTKDKEVAPEASFMSEMKTVEDESMSMEVLKDSNLDESVNVAENWEDAVVKEELPAGDIKIEAEAGAESGLTRNVLVEEVQSAEAEAEVETEEGTEVVADKIHEEDGKMETGETSSDVDEPVQDIYESPAAVQDEEDETMVAEEETGTQETETDIAESAKTSGGKRKRGKFTKSPSISKGTAKASSRKTVGEDVCFICFDGGELVLCDRRGCPKAYHPSCVNRDEAFFRSKGRWNCGWHLCSICEKNARYMCYTCTFSLCKSCIKDAVILSVRGNKGFCETCMRTVMLIENNEQGNKDGEIDFDDRNSWEYLFKDYYLELKAKLSLTPVEIREAKNPWKGADMSGPSKQESSEAHADANDGGSGSDDSTENIEPIRPKRRKVRKQSKSSTKEEELVSTGASAGDRAISLSDNSEWASKELLEFVSHMKDGDTAPLSQFDVQALLLEYIKRNKLRDPRRKSQIICDARLETLFGKPRVGHFEMLKLLESHFLTRDEQNDDVQGSVVDTENNQLDIDGNADALTKGGKDRKRKSRRKNDRGPQSNLDDYAAIDMHNIGLIYLRRKLMEDLLEDAEMFHDKVVGTFVRIRISGCNQKQDLYRLVQVVGTSKAAEPYKIGKKTTDTMVEILNLDKTEIISIDTISNQEFTEEECKRLRQSIKCGLISRLTVGEILDKTMELQAVRVNDWLESEILRLSHLRDRASDLGRRKELRECVEKLQILKTPEERRRRLEEIPEIHADPKMDPSYGSDDNDSETEESRQDAFMRSRASGFNRRRVPISPGSDNAVKDSWSSAGKVSTKNWETSRNPSGNNFSINASHIGEIVNENSWNLERDKETQESNNNLEKLNSATNSESAEWALRPASRSESFAGVASVTSQASFSARVVEAAVKINESEKMWHYQDPSGKVQGPFSMVQLRKWNNTGYFPADLKIWRTREKQENSVLLADALAGKFPKELPAVDNSLPAANTLASSHTLAGHSSKTSEISLHQDKETSSTDQNSGSLSKLSSEKWLGNDMTNLPSPTPKQNNAGWTGGETGHLTGPVVGINGVLPSPTAIVPNIGTSPAPASVLNSIVPTAPFSPTPNSQQGILVGSAVPLHTQSTMTSEPHTVQIHGHPPASVQPVQTAITQNLQADPQSWSSPSQPAQPQNYGWGTSNVQNSSGSYSNSGMTPAPQPDVWRPTQSNQPNMHPPATPNVPWGMGPAENNASMGARPENPNIGWGTMQANPNMGWGNPAPGNTNMNWGPAMQAPPPGNTTPGWVAPAGNTGANVQGMLPGNVNTSWAATQGWVAPPAQGPVPGTSWGPPTGNAGPAPPAIPGPAQGNTNQGWVAAPPANQGSWGGEQNHVSGQFSGQRGPQGRDSGFSGGRPWNRQSSFSGGGGGGTGGSRHISKRDMVCPYNANGRCKKGARCDYLHT; this is translated from the exons ATGGAAAACGGTAATCAGATGCCCACGGTGGATGATGAGGAGTCCTTATCGGACGTGAATAAACCTTGTAAACCAGAGATGGAAGAGGAAAAATTGGAAATTGAAGGGTTACAGAGCACAGAGGAATGCGAGTCGATTCCAGAATTTGGTGAATCGAGCACAAGCGTCGGTGGAGAAAGAGATGGAACGGTGTCGTTAGAGGATAGGCCGGTTGCAACTGGCGGAGAAGAGTGTGTTTTGGAGAATCATATGGCGGCTGGGGAGTCAGAATTTATCGAGGATACTGCTGCTGAGATGATGGACCCGTCTCTAGTTGTGGCGGAAAAGGTGGTGGCAGAGGACGATGGGAATGAAGTGATTGGGTCGCAAAGTGAGGAACCCCCACTCGAAATGAAAGCTGAGGAAGAAGCCAAGCGAGTTGATGATGCCAAGGGCGAGGCGGCTGTTACTGATACAGGGGATGCGCCAATACTTACTCAGTCACAAGTGGACACCAGAGGGGATAAATTATTGGATGACACGCAACTTGGAGATGAGGAAAAAATTGCACCAGTTGTTGACTCCAAGTTGGAGATGGTTGTTACTGATGTAGCTAATCCACAAACTTTTCCTGAATTGCAAATGGAGGCTAGTGGGGATCAGATGTCCGTGGACCCAGCGCTTGAAATGCAAGCCGAGGAAGAATATACACCAGTGGCTGGTGCCAAGGTGGAGGTTGTTGTTTCTGATGTAGGCAATGGTAATGTACAAAAGTTTTCTGAGTTTCAAATGTATGCAAGAGAGGATGAATTGCAGACAGAGAAGGGGGTCATGGAGGCAGTGGACAATATATCTGAGAGGGATATGGATTCTGGAGAGAAGGCTAAACACGTCGGAGGAGCTGCTGATAATGAGTTAGCAGACAGTTGGGCAGTAGGAAGTAATGCAGAGTCGGTAGTGGAGGTTGATGGAGTCAATGAGGAGAAAGTTGATTTTGTGGAAAATGATCAAGAACTAGCTGCTGGAAAACCATCTGACATTGAAGACGACAAACTTGATCCCTTGGTGACTGAGGAGACGCCAATCAATGAAGTTAATACTGATTCAGAGACAAAACCTGAAGTGAATGCATGTGTTGTTCATGAACAAGAGCAGGTTCATGAATTAACTGGCGTTGTGGAATATGTTCGTAGTGATGTGAGATATGAGCATACTAAGGATAAAGAGGTGGCTCCTGAGGCGAGTTTTATGTCTGAGATGAAGACGGTTGAAGATGAGAGCATGAGTATGGAGGTGTTAAAGGATTCCAACTTAGACGAATCAGTGAATGTGGCAGAAAACTGGGAGGATGCGGTAGTTAAGGAGGAGCTTCCTGCAGGGGATATCAAAATAGAAGCAGAGGCAGGAGCGGAATCAGGGCTGACAAGGAATGTTCTGGTGGAGGAGGTTCAGTCAGCAGAAGCCGAAGCCGAAGTGGAAACTGAAGAGGGAACCGAGGTGGTGGCTGATAAGATCCACGAGGAGGATGGCAAAATGGAGACAGGGGAAACATCGAGTGATGTGGATGAGCCTGTTCAGGACATTTATGAATCACCAGCTGCTGTCCAAGATGAGGAAGATGAAACAATGGTAGCCGAGGAGGAGACAGGGACACAGGAGACTGAAACGGATATTGCTGAATCAGCGAAAACATCTGGAGGGAAGAGGAAGAGAGGGAAATTCACAAAAAGTCCATCAATTTCTAAAGGCACAGCAAAAGCTTCATCAAGGAAGACAGTTGGAGAGGATGtttgtttcatttgttttgatgGTGGGGAACTTGTGCTATGTGACCGTAG AGGTTGCCCCAAGGCCTATCATCCTTCATGTGTTAATCGAGACGAGGCATTTTTCAGATCTAAGGGTCGCTGGAATTGTG gTTGGCATCTATGTAGCATTTGCGAGAAGAATGCCCGGTATATGTGTTATACATGTACGTTCTCCTTGTGCAAGAGTTGCATTAAAGATGCGGTTATCTTATCTGTTCGAGGAAATAAAGGTTTTTGCGAGACCTGCATGAGAACTGTTATGCTAATCGAGAACAACGAACAGGGAAACAAAGAT GGTGAAATAGATTTTGATGACAGAAATAGCTGGGAGTATCTTTTCAAGGattattatttagaattaaaagcTAAGCTATCACTTACACCAGTTGAAATTAGAGAGGCTAAAAATCCGTGGAAGGGTGCGGACATGTCTGGTCCCAGCAAACAAGAATCATCTGAAGCACATGCTGATGCTAATGATGGAGGATCTGGTTCAGACGATTCTACTGAGAACATAGAACCTATCAGGCCTAAAAGAAGAAAGGTAAGGAAACAATCAAAATCCAGCACCAAAGAAGAGGAGTTGGTAAGTACCGGTGCGTCAGCTGGGGACAGAGCTATCTCCTTATCGGACAACTCCGAGTGGGCATCAAAAGAGCTACTTGAATTTGTTTCACACATGAAAGATGGTGACACAGCCCCTCTCTCTCAGTTTGATGTCCAAGCTCTTTTGCTTGAGTAtatcaaaagaaacaaactacGTGATCCTCGTCGGAAGAGTCAAATTATATGTGATGCAAGACTTGAAACTTTATTTGGGAAACCTCGAGTTGGACATTTTGAAATGTTAAAACTTCTTGAATCTCATTTTCTCACAAGGGATGAACAAAACGATGATGTTCAAGGGAGTGTTGTTGACAcagaaaataatcaattagaTATTGATGGCAATGCTGATGCCCTGACAAAGGGTGGCAAAGATAGGAAACGGAAATCACGAAGAAAAAATGATCGGGGGCCCCAGTCTAATCTTGATGATTATGCTGCTATTGACATGCACAATATTGGTTTAATTTACTTGCGAAGAAAGTTGATGGAGGACCTACTTGAAGATGCTGAAATGTTTCATGATAAAGTTGTTGGAACATTTGTACGAATAAGGATTTCGGGTTGTAACCAAAAGCAAGATTTGTACAGATTAGTGCAAGTTGTAG GCACAAGCAAAGCAGCAGAGCCGTACAAAATAGGCAAAAAGACCACTGACACTATGGTGGAGATACTAAATCTGGACAAGACTGAGATCATATCAATTGATACAATCTCAAATCAAGAGTTCACAGAG gAGGAATGCAAGCGTCTTCGCCAGAGTATCAAGTGTGGACTTATCAGTCGATTGACTGTG GGTGAGATTCTTGACAAGACCATGGAATTGCAGGCAGTGAGAGTCAATGAT TGGCTGGAATCAGAGATTTTACGGCTTAGTCATCTTCGTGATCGGGCAAGTGATTTAGGACGTCGGAAGGA GCTTAGAGAATGTGTCGAGAAATTACAGATTCT AAATTCCAGAGATACATGCAGATCCAAAGATGGATCCAAGTTATGGCTCTGATGATAATGACAGTGAAACTGAAGAAAGTAGACAAG ATGCTTTCATGAGATCTAGAGCTTCTGGTTTCAACAGGAGAAGGGTCCCGATCTCACCTGGAAGTGATAATGCTGTAAAGGATTCTTGGAGTAGTGCAGGAAAAGTTTCAACTAAAAATTGGGAAACGAGTAGAAATCCATCTGGCAATAACTTTTCTATCAATGCTAGTCACATTGGTGAGATAGTAAATGAAAATTCCTGGAATTTAGAAAGAGACAAAGAGACGCAAGAATCCAACAACAATTTAGAGAAGCTGAATTCTGCTACTAATTCTGAGTCAGCTGAATGGGCACTACGCCCTGCATCTCGATCTGAATCATTTGCTGGTGTTGCATCTGTAACCTCACAAGCATCTTTCTCAGCTAGAGTAGTGGAAGCTGCTGTAAAGATAAATGAATCAGAAAAAATGTGGCATTATCAGGATCCTTCTGGAAAAGTACAAGGACCCTTTTCTATGGTGCAGTTGCGTAAGTGGAACAACACCGGTTACTTCCCTGCTGATCTAAAAATCTGGAGAACCAGAGAGAAGCAAGAGAACTCCGTACTTCTGGCTGATGCATTGGCAGGGAAATTTCCAAAAGAGTTGCCAGCTGTTGACAATTCGTTGCCTGCTGCAAATACCTTGGCTAGTTCACACACCTTGGCTGGTCATTCTAGTAAGACTTCTGAAATATCTTTACACCAAGATAAAGAGACATCAAGCACTGATCAAAATTCTGGGTCCCTCTCGAAGTTGTCTAGTGAAAAGTGGCTCGGGAATGATATGACAAACCTACCTTCTCCTACCCCAAAGCAAAATAATGCGGGTTGGACAGGAGGAGAAACGGGTCATCTGACTGGACCAGTTGTTGGTATTAATGGAGTGCTTCCTTCCCCTACTGCAATTGTACCTAATATCGGGACTTCTCCTGCCCCTGCATCAGTTTTGAATTCTATTGTCCCGACTGCTCCTTTTAGTCCAACACCCAACTCTCAACAGGGAATCCTGGTGGGTTCTGCCGTTCCATTACATACTCAGTCAACCATGACGAGTGAACCACACACGGTACAGATACATGGCCATCCCCCAGCCTCTGTCCAGCCTGTTCAGACTGCTATTACTCAGAATCTTCAAGCTGATCCGCAGAGCTGGAGTAGCCCTTCACAGCCCGCTCAGCCACAAAATTATGGTTGGGGTACATCAAATGTTCAGAATTCTTCCGGAAGTTACTCAAACTCGGGTATGACACCTGCACCTCAACCTGATGTTTGGCGACCTACTCAGAGCAATCAACCAAACATGCACCCCCCGGCTACACCAAATGTACCTTGGGGCATGGGGCCAGCAGAGAACAATGCTTCTATGGGAGCGAGACCTGAAAATCCTAACATAGGCTGGGGCACAATGCAGGCTAATCCAAACATGGGGTGGGGGAATCCAGCGCCAGGAAATACTAACATGAACTGGGGACCTGCTATGCAAGCACCACCACCTGGAAATACGACTCCTGGTTGGGTTGCTCCAGCTGGAAATACTGGAGCCAACGTCCAAGGAATGTTGCCCGGGAACGTAAATACCAGTTGGGCAGCAACTCAAGGTTGGGTTGCTCCACCTGCACAAGGTCCGGTTCCGGGGACCAGTTGGGGGCCACCAACTGGGAATGCAGGTCCAGCTCCTCCTGCTATTCCAGGGCCAGCACAAGGAAATACGAATCAAGGCTGGGTTGCTGCACCACCTGCAAACCAGGGTTCCTGGGGTGGCGAACAAAACCATGTTAGTGGACAGTTTTCAGGCCAAAGGGGTCCCCAGGGTCGAGATTCTGGTTTCAGTGGTGGCAGGCCTTGGAACAGGCAGTCATCTTTTAGTGGGGGCGGTGGGGGTGGAACTGGAGGCTCCAGACACATTAGTAAGCGGGACATGGTCTGTCCATACAATGCAAATGGTCGATGTAAAAAGGGAGCACGCTGTGATTATCTGCATACTTAG